Genomic window (Lutra lutra chromosome 2, mLutLut1.2, whole genome shotgun sequence):
GTTTTAATTAGAAGTTAATCAAAAGGTGTTGGCTATAAAGATTAATACCTGCTGCCAATAACGTGCTACTTCAGGCAAATTCAGAGCCTCGCAGAGATAAACCAAATTCAGAACATCTTTCTGAAAGCAGCTTCCACCAAAACCTGAAGAAAAAAGTggcaatattttcatttatgaacCATGACTGAATCATGTGACAAATCTGTCATACTAAATTTGAGGGCCtatgctagaatttttttttctaagtaaactcCATACCCCACATGGgtctcaaacttacaaccccaagatcaagagtcacatgctctactgactctGCCAGCCAGATGGCCCTatgacaggatttttttcttttttctttttttaaattcatttgacagagagagacacagtaagagagggaacacaagcaggggaagtgggagagagaggagcaggcttcccgctgagtagggagcctgatgcagggctcgatcccaggaccctgggatcatgacctgagctgaaggcagatgcttagtgactgagccgcCCCGgagcccctcttttttcttttttagagagaggggaaggaagggagagtcagagggagagggagagagagaatcttaagcaggttccatgcccagtgtggatctcataaacctgagatcacgacctgagtggaaatcaaggctcagacacttaaccaacagagttacacaggcgcccctagaatttttaataataaaattcagaTGTTGGACATTTAGTGGATTTGGAGATTGTGTGAAATCTTCAAGCAACTAATAAACAAACTCTATAAACAATTTCCAGATAATCTTCTAGTTAATGTTTTATTATggctatattttctattttatttctcattcatctaGTATCACTGCTCCACATCTCTTACTTTAGCGCAGGGCTGGTAAACTTTTATGGGAcaaactgtaaatattttagcctttgtGAGCACAACTATATAATTCTGCTTTTGCAGCTCAAAAGCAGTTGGACAATATGTAATAAAATAGCTATGGCTAagtctttaatccccatcacctgtttcccccatccccactcccttcccctctggcaacaacAGTActttccctatagttaagagtctgtttgttggtttgtctcttttctcctttgcttgttttgtttcttaaattccgtatatgagtgaaatcacatggtatttgtttttctgacttatttctctagcATTATTCTCTCTAGATCCCTTCCTGTTGGTGCAAATAGCAtcgtttcattcttttttatggctgagtaatagcccattgtgtttatataccccgtcttccttacccattcaccTGTCATTGGACACTTGGGTTACCTCCCTctcttgcctattgtaaataatgttcataaaaacaaacataggggtgcacgtATCTTCCAGTCAgagtttttgtattctttgggtaaatacccagtagtggagttactggaccatatggtaattctatttttaatttttgaggaacctccatactgttttccagagtggctgcaccagtttgcattcccaccaacagagcatgagggttcctttttctccacatcctcaccaaccttgtggtttcctgtgttgttggttttaaccattctgacaggtgtgaggtgatatctcattgtggttttgatttgtatttccctgatgttgagtgatgttttcatgtgtctgttgactatctatatgtcttcttcagagaaatgtttgttcatgttttctacctgcacccttttttaaagttctatgcTCAGAATgcaacttgaactcatgaccctgagatctagagtcgcATATTCTAcaaactgagccaggcaggcgccctctaaccattttttattggattatttagtttttggggtgttgagttatataagttctttatgttttttatttatttaccttttaaaaagattttatttatttgacagagaaagagagatcacaagtaggcagagaggcaggcacagagagagaaggggaagcaggctccccactgagcagagagcctgatgtggggctcaatcccaggcccctgagatcatgacctgagctgaagccagaggcttaacccactgagcagctCAGGTGcccttctttatatattttagttagtatttatcggatatgtcattagcaaatatcttctcccattcaataggttgtattttagttttgttgatacaTAATCGTTTtgtattgcttttttattttttcaaataatctctgcccccaatgtgaggctcaaactcatgacccagaggaCAAGAactgcatgttctaccaactgaggcagccaggcaccccattcttatttttgtgtgtttaaagacaccttatttaatatatccTGATGTACTCGAACTCATGCctgaataaagctgctctaaCCCCAGGTATTTTGTCTGAGGGGCACACATCACAGGCTCCTGGCATTTCAGAACACTAGCGAGCACTAGTGCATGGCATGCAATATGCCTGggggccatttaaaaaaatgaaatcaccaccaaaaagcacaaaaaatgtaaaaaatgtggCACGAAGTAGATCACAAAAAGAGCACTTGTTTACAGAATGGGAGCTGAAACCAGAAAACAAGTGCACTGCGTGACACAATTTCAGCTGGGAAGGTCTGTGTTGGTGACTCAATTTTTTTGCTGCTCTCCGTGTCTACAAATGACCACGAAAGCACTATAAGCATTGATTTAGGGATTACAAATAAGTTTCAGCAAGTAGGATAATTCACACGTACAGGCCTGGCAAATAATGAGGACCAGCTGTATTTCATCAAGGCCACATTTCCGAAAGTATATATTAGTAGGCAAAGCAAATGACAGGGAATTTTCTTCCCGTTTACTTCAGTAAGGTATTGAGTTATTTCCTATGTGGTCTCCCCAACTTACTCTTCCTAAATGTTCTAACTAAATATTAATTAATCCCCCTAAAATGGCAAACTATGCTTGTCTTACTAATCAAtcagtaattattaaaataatgtaagtTTAATTATCGCTTCACTTGGCAAGTTCTTGATAGGTTGAAGGCTACACATATCATGGAATCATTACTCTAAGTGCATTAAATTATGCAAAGACGTCCTTAAAGTTAGAGACCTAGCCAAAGGAACCTCCTTTATGTACAGAAACATTTCAATTTACCAACACTGGCTTTCAGAAACTTATTTCCAATTCTCTGGTCCATTCCAATGGCTGTTGCCACTTCTTCTACATCAGCCCCTGTGGCTTCACAGAGGGCACTAATGGAGTTAATGCTGCTGATCCTCTGGGCAAGAAAAGCATTTGctgcctttgggggaaaaaaaagaaaggaaaagtacgATGAGTTAAAATAGCAATTTTCTATGTCAGGATTATATTTCATCGAGTTGATATAATTACTGAGGGAGATAGAGAAGTTACTAATGGGCTCAATTTGAGGAGGCTATGGATGTGTTGgtaaaggaaaatatgtttttgttttttttgtttttttgttttttttttttaagattatttatttatttgtcagagagagaaagagcaagcacaagcagggagatgcAGGAtatccactgagcaggaagctggacacaggacttcatcccaggaccctgagatcgtgacctgagctgaaggcagacgcttaacggaccaaaccatccaggcatcccaaggaaaatattttaaattagagaagaaagaggatTAAGATtgggattaaaaatagaaagagtgagaggcgcctgggtggctcagtgggttgagccgctgccttcggctcaggtcatgatcttggggtcctgggatcgagtcccgcatcgggctctctgctcagcatggagcctgcttccccctctctttccgcctgcctctctgcctacttgtgagctctctctgtgtcaaataaataaataaaatcttaaaaaaaatttagaattttctaaaacattttatactGCGATATTTGATTTCCCTCGTGAAAATTATTTCACAATGGGCAAGAAAGTACCTGTGTGGCTTATTAGGCTTAAGAGAAATTAGTCCTTAGCTTTGAATTTCATGGAGGGTTGAACGCTGTGTACCAACCAGTTTGGAAAGTTCTGAAGACCAAGTATTGGTGGTAAGGATCTTTTCTCTGGGAACCCAGTGCTCGTACACAGCACACAGTGCCTGCACAGCCCTCTGGCCCTCAGGGGTTTCATCCCCTCCAATCAGCACTCTGTCCGGGTTCTTCAGGTCCTTGATGGCCGTTCCTTCCGCCAAGAACTCAGGGTTGGACAGCACCTAGAATCCCAATGCAAAGCCAAATTTCAAACTTAGAATTAACCGGGAGCGACTATAAGGCAACAATATTTATGTAAGAATCAGGTTCCAGGGCTGCCTTTGTTTATACCTGTAAATTCAAGTTGGGTTTCGTGTTTGCATCAAATATTCGACGAATACTTTCTGCTGCCCGCACTGGAACTGTGCTTTTCTCCGTCACAATTTTGTACCCGTGTGAGTTTTGCACAATGCGTCTGGCACAAGCCTCGATATACTTCAGGTCTGCCGCGCGACCTTTCCCCATTCCGTAGGTTTTTGTTGGAGTGTTCACCTGATGGAAGCACATGGGATTATGAATGAAAATATCCATGAGAGATTCAGTCATTCCAAGATGAACCTCGAGCCATCAGTGAACTAGTTAAGCGGGAAGCTATTATCATTAGCTTTCATTTAACCCCCTATTAGTTTCAtggaaatgatatattttaataatataatcatCAGACAGATGCCTGAAACATCTGGGGAACTCGTTCAACAAATTTTTGTTGAGAAGCTCCTGTATAATGACAGATACCCAGGCAGGCAGCTTCCAAGCTAAGCCctggagatacaaagatgaatgagacTGTTCCTGTCCTCGAGGAGTTCACAGGCTGAAATGAAATGTAAGTTTCCTTTCCTCTTTATTGTATGCAATATATCCAGGTCTTTAAAACCTTTTCTATCCTCCTTTCTAACAGACCTATATCAATAGCTTTTCAAAAGTATTTGCGGTATCATTCACAAATGCTTTCTTAGCTCATTAAAGCAAGACATTATCTAGCATCTTTAGGACCCACAATACTATGTAGACAACtatcaaacagaaagaaaaagaaatcatgagtCCAGAGTCTAGGCATTTCCTTTTGGCTTAGCTGTACCATGTAACCTTGGAGAAGTGTAGCTGCCTTTGTTTCAACTACCTCATTGGAAAATGAGGATAGCATGCTCCCTAAAATCTAACATGTGGGTTTTATAATGCTTTGGTAAAAATCAAAGCACTCCAGAAAGCCCAAAattctaaagagagagagagagacagagagagtatggtgtgtgtgtgtgtatgtgtgtttaagcaagctccatgcccaacgtggggcttgaactgaggACCCTAATACTGAGTCTTATGCTCTACCACTGAAtcagccaggtgtcccttacACAAGAAGAGTTTTTGAACCAGTAATTAGTGGTACTAGTTCTTGTCTCTTGACAAGCTTATAACCTAATGGGGGActaaaaaaaggaagcaagccGAAATAAATCAAAACTCAAAGACTGTGTTGAGGTGTGAAAATCCGGAGAACAACAGTTGTTTATTTTCATGGAACGACTTAGGAAAAGCCTTAGACATGGAAGTCAGCGTTCACCAGAGCACAGAAGGGCCAAGACCGCTAATAGGATAAGGCGGAACATGCTAAAAATGATAGAGGATCAGACGGCTTCCCCTCATACAGGTGCTCTGAAGAGAACAATTGCACACTGATTCATATACAACTATTCCTACCTAGAATATGCCTAAAATTAGCCTGAggtaggaggaaagggagagaagtagTAAATGAAGCAAGATCAGCCATGATAACTGCTGACAGTGGAGAATGGGTAAATAGATTTCATTATATTATTGTCTCCATCTCTTGTATGAATTTGatattttccataatgaaaagcagaccaaaaataaatccaaaaaagCTGATCCAGAGAataaagagaagtagaaagagaagTAGGTGTGAGTTATACAGTAATAAATTACTATAAGAGGTATGCAAAGTAATAGCTTAGAAAGATCCAGGGCAGCTCAGGCAAGATCCTCAGAGAGGCAAGTATAAAATTAGCTGTCTGGCCAGACCACCCTAAAGTGGACTCTACTGCCTTAGATAgatccttttaaatatatatttacatatatatatatatatatatattttttttttttttttttaaacagaaaattccCCTACTCCCATTCCAGACTCTGGTTATCCAGAAGTTGGACTAAGATAACTTCGTGATTTTCTCCAAATACCCAGCTACCCcaaaatcttttctcattttctatgcCTTGCTTCTTAAACTTCTCCAAGCTTAAGCAGAGGATGGGTAGGCGAGTCACAGAAGCTATACCAATTTCTCTGAAGTAATTAAGAATACCAAAAGGGAGACTGAATTCATAACGGTTTCACCACTGGCTTCATTACCACTTTATTCTGGATTTAACTCATCTTTATAGTAATGCTTTTGTCTCATCAGTCAGAAACAACCCCTAATTCAACAACATATAATCATTAACAACATGCATAATCAATTCAACAACATTTACCCTCTAGAGCCCTATGATATTTCTTTCCATTAGTTCATGGGACTTAGTCAAAGCCCATGCCACTGactttccctttattctttaaGGCCCTAAAGGTCTTGAGTCATAAAACACCCTAGTTCAACCACATATTGGTGATCACTATACTATTACACAGAATATTTGAGCAAATGGCTACGAGGACAGCAATAAGTTACCTTGGTTTGAATATTAGATTATCAGAGTTTACTCCCAAGCATtggctctatttttttattacaaaggTCCAACAGGGTTAGCCATATTACCAAAGGTGCCTGTGGACTAGCCTATAACCCAACACAAGCCAAACTGCAAAGAGTTCATTTAAACTGACTTCTCCTGgcacagctggctggctcagcagagCGGGAGACTCCTGATCATAGGGCCgcaaattcaagccccatgttagggatagagatcacttaaaaatgaaatcttttttaaaaattttaaaaaacaagaaatcacATGACTTCTAGAACATAATTTATCTAGATAGGACATGCCTATAAATTCACACACATGCTTTAGCTGATTCTCTTTACCGCACTTCCCACCAAGCAGTGGCTGAAACGAGAAATGATGAAATATGTATACTGTTACCACATGAGCTCAAACCAGCGCTTCTTAATTCTAGATCCCAGACTAGACCTGTCTCCGAATTTATTTGTTCAATGACCAGTGATATATTTGACCAGGTGATTATGGGATACAATGAAGTGTTAGACAAAGTGGCAACCAAAATTCAATGGCACAACTCTATGCTAAGTAATGATGTGGCTTGATAACGACAGATGACTACCCAAATATAATGAAACGTCCATATAGAAAAGAATGTGTTAAAACTCACAGAGCCAAAGAAAATACTTACAGAGATAAATACAAGATCAGCTTCTTTAATGGCATCATCAATATTGgtagaaaaaaacagattttttccTCGACAGGATTCTACCACTTCTTTTAGTCctggctaaaaagaaaaaagaaaaagagttgtgTATACAGTTTACCAGTCTTATGAGATAACCTAATAGTACAGAATTACCTTTGTTAAAGAAGAAAGTTATACTGCAATTTAAAGGTCTAGACTTGCTCTCAAATAACACCTTTGTAGAAAAATCTGAGATCATACACCAAAGGCCAAAAGTGTACATTATGTAACAATACTAAATAGAGCAAAATTGACTTAGCCACAATAAAAGCACCAGGTCATTTTACTGTGTCATTGTTTACCATGAGCCCGATTGTTTCATAAGAGTTAACAATTAACTGAGTATCAATGCAATTATCAGAAAAATTCAAGGTCTTCTGTGATTTCAAGCAAACGTTTGATTTTGCATCATCATCATGAATGCAGGGTTTTACCCCCAAGAATTCAAGTCAGACAACCCATTGTCAAACAGTCAACATCTACTCTATgcatatctaaatatatatattttctaagtcCTAAGGTAAGAAACActttaactgaaaattttattacttttcccaTACAGTGTAACAGGAAATATAGTTAAGAATACTGagctgtgggatgcctgggtggctcagtgggttaagcctctgctttcagctcaggtcatgatctcagggtcctgggatggagcccagcatggggctccctgctcagcgggaagcctgcttctctctccctctgcctgctgctccctctacttgtgctctctctctatatatatatatcagataaataaatgaaatctttaaaaaacaaaagaaagaaagggaaaaaaaaaggactctggGGTGTACAAAACCACCTAACAAgtattcttgcaaaaaaaaaaaaaaaaaagttacgaaagaaggaaagaaggaagggagggagggaggaaagaaaagggaaaaaaaaatcagatctaaATCTGCTTAGATCAGTCCAATCAGCAAAACCCAGACTGAGAATTCATATAGAATAAACAACctggtttcttcaacaaataaattgaagagaaaaacaaagaaagagagattaaaatacTACGGTCTTAAAAGATAcaagtgctggggcacctgggtggctcagcaggttaaagcctctgccttcagctcaggtcatgatctcagggtcctgggatcgagccccacatggggctctctgctcagcagggagcctgcttccctcctctctctctgcctgcctctctgtctacttgtgatctctctctgtcaaataaataaattaaaaaaataagtgtttaaaaaaaaaagatacaagtgcTACAAACCTATTGCAGTGTATGGATCTTACCTCGATTCCGATTCAAATAAACTATGGGAAGAAGGACAAGGATAAGAATTCTTGATACTAAGAAACTGTTCTTAAATCTGTAGTAGTAACAATAGTAACAtgcttaacttttctttttttaagatttatttattttaagattttatttatttatttgacagacagagatcacaggcaggcagagaagcaggcggcgggggaggggggtgggcggatgggagaagcaggcttcctgctgagcagagagcctgatgcgggcctgatcccaggaccctgagatcatgatctgagcctaaggcagaggctttaacccactgagccacccaggcgcccatacttttttttttttttaagattttatgtatttatttagacagagagagggggtgcTCACACAAgggagagcaagcaagcaggggaaggacacagggaaaaggagagaaagaatctccagcagactccatgcagagagtgcagagccccacatgggcctccatcccaggaccccgagatcatgacctgaccgaaaacaagagttagatgcttaaccaactgagccacccaggcatcccaggtgacatgcttacatttttaaaataattattatccttttttcaagattgtatttatttgtgagagagagagagagagagagagagagagcgtgagaacatggggggaggggcagagagagagggaaaaacagactccccgctgagcagggagtgtagCCATCATTGAAACCATTTCCCAAGTTCTAGAAAAAGAGGGTAAAAGGTTATAGAGTAGCGATTTTACAGAGAAGACTGAATTTAGTCTTATATATAATCccctaatattttaattaaagtaacCGAAAATCAGAGCAATGCAGGATTTATACTAACTAAGCCTTAATGACACCTCAAAACAAACAGCTATATTATTCTGTCAAAATCAATGGGATATTTGCACATCTCCAAAACTGATGCAAAAGTAATTAATAATATAGGTCCTATGTCTTATTAAATTCATTATATAATTATCACAATTAGTATTGAGAATTTATAGGGTAATTTTATGGAAGAACTCAAACCCTTTCACAGGGTaatattatctttcattttattcagaaagAGTAAAGCAAATTATcgattttgctttttaacaagtAGCTATTAAATTGTTACAAAGTTAAGAAAACCAGTGACTATTCAGAAAATATggtaatacaaattaaaatgttttaattgttaaatattaacactttctgggatgcctgggtggctcagccagttaagcatctcccttcagctcaggtcatgatcccagggtcctgggatcgagtcccacatcgggctccctgctgcgagcctgcttctccctctgcctgctgctccccttgcttattcttgctctctctgacaaataaataaaatctttaaaggtaaataaatattaacacttTCTACTATAGTATTTTCCGAGTAAGCACTTGAGTATCTTGTTACCATATTTTATGTGATGTTCATTACTATTTCCTTTTCTGGCAgtaaaaatgactatttttttattcatatagTTTGGCCcatgaaatataaacatattagATTAGAAAGAACCACAATAAACACAAGCTCATGGACCCTAAGTCTATTTAACTGGGTTTCCATTGTGACCTGATAATCTTTTTACTTTGTCCTCTCTATTCTGGGATTATTGCTCTGAACCTCCACTATTTGCAAGTCCTTGACCCAACATTACCCCTTTTATCTTCTTCAAAATATCTTACCTCCTACTAACAGAAAATTGAAATTGCCAATATGTCAGTCACCCTTCTTTCATGTCCCCACCAACAAAACTAtcgatattggggcacctgggtggctcagagggttaagcctctgcctttggctcaggtcatggtcccagaatcctgggatcgagccccgcatcaggctctctgctcagcagggagcttgcttcccccacccccaccctgcctgcctgtctacttgtgatctctgtcaggcaaataaataaataaaaattaaaaaaaaaaaaactgtttatatctttttccattcttgtttaatttcctccagtccccaAAGAAGAGGCTTTCAAGGCCAATCCTTCTACTTGTGCTTTCGGTTCCATCCTTTGCTATCTCTCCGGACTTCATCCCATCAATTAGCTTCTTCTTACACTTTGACCTTTCCATCTCCGTGTAATTGGTGATCTTAGTTTTGAACATGCTCAATCCTTTATCAATCACAGAAAAAAAccacgtaaataaataaaaatccctgcCTTTACCCTGTAACCCTCTCTGGTACCACACCTTTTTCTACAGTCACTCACTTCCTTGGTCTCTGATCATCTGTAATCGTTCTTACAACAATTACACTGACCCCCATAATACCAAATTTAATGAATATGTCTCAGTCCTGATGTCTTCCATATCTGGCATAATGGAcagctcactcattcattcattcagctaatatttactgagtacttatgTTCTGGTCATGGAGTTACTCATAAGCAAGACATACAGAactgacctttgaacaacacagatttgaattGCACAGGTCTGCTTATACgagaattttttcaataaatacagtccAGTACTGTAAGtacattttctcttatgattttcttaacaatactttcttttctctagcttactttattgtaagaatatagcaTATAACATAAGGTGGGCTCCTCTAACCCCTacattgttcaaggatcaactgtacatCCTTCTGGGGTTTGTACTATTAAAGGTCTTTCTGGTTCTTGGTTGACCTTCAATGAACTACTCTCCTTTGCTTCTCTATGGCATTTCCTCCTCCACTTATCATCAAACATTAGAGATTTTCTGGTTCTGTCCTTGACTCATGCTCTGCAGACTCTTCTTGGGAGAACTCATTTACTCTGATTTTAACTACTGCCTATATAATCCTAACTTTACATCACCAGCCCTGAATCATTTGCTTACACTTTTGGTATATATATCCAGCTGCCTCCTGAACATCTCTATTTGGATGTCCCAGAGCCTTTATAACTAAATAGGACCAAAGAG
Coding sequences:
- the UGDH gene encoding UDP-glucose 6-dehydrogenase isoform X2, with the protein product MGKGRAADLKYIEACARRIVQNSHGYKIVTEKSTVPVRAAESIRRIFDANTKPNLNLQVLSNPEFLAEGTAIKDLKNPDRVLIGGDETPEGQRAVQALCAVYEHWVPREKILTTNTWSSELSKLAANAFLAQRISSINSISALCEATGADVEEVATAIGMDQRIGNKFLKASVGFGGSCFQKDVLNLVYLCEALNLPEVARYWQQVIDMNDYQRRRFASRIIDSLFNTVTDKKIAILGFAFKKDTGDTRESSSIYISKYLMDEGAHLHIYDPKVPREQIVVDLSHPGVSQDDQVSRLVTISKDPYEACDGAHAVVICTEWDMFKELDYERIHKKMLKPAFIFDGRRVLDGLHNELQTIGFQIETIGKKVSSKRIPYAPSGEIPKFSLQDPPNKKPRV
- the UGDH gene encoding UDP-glucose 6-dehydrogenase isoform X1, producing MFEIKKICCIGAGYVGGPTCSVIAHMCPEIRVTVVDVNESRINAWNSSTLPIYEPGLKEVVESCRGKNLFFSTNIDDAIKEADLVFISVNTPTKTYGMGKGRAADLKYIEACARRIVQNSHGYKIVTEKSTVPVRAAESIRRIFDANTKPNLNLQVLSNPEFLAEGTAIKDLKNPDRVLIGGDETPEGQRAVQALCAVYEHWVPREKILTTNTWSSELSKLAANAFLAQRISSINSISALCEATGADVEEVATAIGMDQRIGNKFLKASVGFGGSCFQKDVLNLVYLCEALNLPEVARYWQQVIDMNDYQRRRFASRIIDSLFNTVTDKKIAILGFAFKKDTGDTRESSSIYISKYLMDEGAHLHIYDPKVPREQIVVDLSHPGVSQDDQVSRLVTISKDPYEACDGAHAVVICTEWDMFKELDYERIHKKMLKPAFIFDGRRVLDGLHNELQTIGFQIETIGKKVSSKRIPYAPSGEIPKFSLQDPPNKKPRV